Below is a window of Agathobacter rectalis ATCC 33656 DNA.
TGTAATCACCGGTGTCAGCCTATCCTCAAGTGTAAACCCTGATAAAAACTCATCTGATGATTTATAATCTTTGTTTTTCTGATGTTGCTTCTTCGCCTCGTTGACCTGTTCTCCATAATTCATGGCATCATAAATCATGGTCTTAACCGGCATCGAATAATGAACATCTGTCTGTGCCTCTATCCCCATCAGTACGATGTATACTGATTCTGTATATTTTACAGACACCCCCTTTAGCAAATCTCTCCATTTCTGCTTAACAATCTGCTTCCTATCAATACCGAAAACTGATAACACCTCTGTGGTGTCACATTCCTTTAAATTCTCCGGTTTGATAACCTTCTCACCGTCAAACAATACATAATTGCAGATTTCACTGAACCTCGTATTGTCTGACAAATACTCCTTCGCCTTCGAGTCCTTTGTACCCAAATTAACCTCCTCTTCTTGTGTGAGCAGGAAAATTCGAAATCGAATTAAAATACTGTATGCTAATATAAAAGCCGGCAAAATCCCCACACCCCGCTTTTCTCGCAATGTTTTCACATCTGACATTTCAATTTTCCTGCTATTAACTGGTAACATAAAGCATTGAAAATTTCCATGTCTTTGTCGAAAAATGCGAAGTGGTCTGCCCTCTTCAAAGTGATACACACCGGAAAAATATGCTGTGGTGTCGTATTTACAGAAATATAATGCTTTGAGTTGATTGTAGCACACAGAAGTAAGCTTGTCATTATATTTTTATATTTCAGCTACCTGCTATTCCAAAAACGACTCAAACCCATAACAGCTTTTCTCAAATCCATACTTCTCATAAAATGTATGTGCAGCTTTTCGAGGCATACCTGAATCCAATATGATTGCCTTGCAGCCACGCGCTTTGGCAAGCTTCTTAACATGATCAACCATCAGCCTGCCATATCCCTTTCCCCTATATTTTTCATCTGCCCTGCATTAGTCACTATAATGGTTTGACTGACGCCACATATTCGTTTAGCTTCGCTCTTATCTCTTCAAACTGCTTTCCTGTAACCTCATTATCCGACTCAAATGCCATCATTTTGTCAAGATATCCACGCTCATTTGCTATCTGAAGACTGATAGGATAAACCAGCTCAAA
It encodes the following:
- a CDS encoding GNAT family N-acetyltransferase; translation: MVDHVKKLAKARGCKAIILDSGMPRKAAHTFYEKYGFEKSCYGFESFLE